In the Flagellimonas sp. MMG031 genome, one interval contains:
- the pbpC gene encoding penicillin-binding protein 1C yields the protein MSEFLSPVKKLFIDHKIKMGVFFIILVLWLFCLPKNLFKDPTSTVVNSSDGALIGARIAADGQWRFPPMDSVPERFEKSILLFEDEYFYQHPGFNPISILKAVGHNLTKETRRGGSTITQQVIRLSRKNQSRTYWEKLIEVFMATRLELRHSKEDILKLYASHTPYGGNVVGLETAAWRYFGIPAHELSWGQSAALAVLPNAPALIFPGRNEQSFLDKRNRLLKKLWEKEVIDETTYDLAIAEPLPQEPMPLPDVAPHLTERIRNEHPGERVTTSVLRPLQQRLNLLAERHYQQLKSNEIHNLAILVLDVETRKVLGYVGNSPSDETHANYVDIVTKKRSTGSTLKPFLFASLLDEGQLLPHTLVEDVPTVINGYNPQNFNLTYTGAVPASKALSRSLNVPAVRLLREYGLEKFYNKLHKMNMESLDKPSSHYGLSLILGGAESSLWEVTSTYASLASTLNYFSAHSSTYRSQEFNEATYVQDETIDFGKEQFDPVVFGAGSIYSTFQSMYEVNRPEGDENWQFFDSSQPIAWKTGTSFGFKDAWAVGVTPKYAIGVWAGNADGEGRPGLTGITAAAPLLFDVLDALPQSGWFQEPFDDLVELDVCEQSGFRASVYCDDVKKEWVPTHGTRSGPCPYHQQVFLDATERFRVNSECYPLEDMVAKNWLVLPPILEYYYASSNPNYQPLPPYLEGCSALENNLMEFIYPKNNEAVLIPKDLGKKNREIILKLAHQQSNTTIYWYLDETFLGKTENFHELILEIEPGTYTLTAVDSQGNRIQQEVEVRYASGN from the coding sequence ATGAGTGAGTTTTTATCGCCAGTAAAAAAACTGTTCATCGACCATAAGATCAAAATGGGTGTATTTTTCATCATTTTGGTCTTATGGTTGTTTTGCCTGCCCAAAAATCTGTTCAAAGACCCAACATCTACTGTGGTGAACAGTTCGGACGGTGCCCTCATTGGAGCGCGAATCGCAGCCGATGGCCAGTGGCGGTTTCCCCCAATGGACTCGGTTCCGGAACGCTTCGAAAAGAGCATCCTTTTATTTGAGGACGAGTATTTTTACCAGCATCCCGGATTCAACCCTATTTCCATCCTTAAGGCCGTTGGCCATAATCTCACCAAAGAAACCCGAAGAGGTGGCAGTACCATCACCCAGCAAGTGATCCGTCTCAGCCGAAAAAACCAAAGCCGGACGTACTGGGAAAAACTCATTGAGGTGTTTATGGCCACTCGCTTGGAGCTTCGTCACTCCAAAGAAGACATTTTAAAACTGTACGCCTCCCACACGCCTTATGGCGGTAATGTAGTGGGATTGGAAACCGCAGCTTGGCGCTATTTTGGGATTCCAGCCCACGAATTGAGTTGGGGCCAATCGGCAGCCTTGGCGGTTTTGCCCAATGCACCCGCCCTCATTTTTCCGGGAAGAAACGAACAGTCCTTTCTGGACAAGCGTAACCGACTATTAAAAAAATTATGGGAAAAGGAGGTCATTGACGAAACAACCTATGATTTGGCCATTGCCGAACCATTACCCCAAGAGCCCATGCCCTTGCCCGATGTAGCGCCCCATCTCACCGAGCGTATCCGAAATGAACATCCCGGCGAGCGCGTGACCACTTCGGTGTTGCGACCTTTACAACAACGACTGAATCTTTTGGCGGAACGGCATTACCAACAACTCAAAAGCAATGAAATACACAACTTGGCCATTTTGGTACTGGATGTGGAGACCCGAAAAGTACTCGGGTATGTGGGAAACTCCCCTTCGGACGAAACACACGCCAATTATGTGGACATCGTTACCAAAAAAAGAAGTACAGGGAGTACCTTAAAACCCTTTTTGTTCGCTTCCCTGTTGGATGAAGGACAATTATTGCCCCACACTTTGGTGGAAGATGTGCCTACCGTGATCAATGGGTACAATCCCCAAAACTTCAACCTGACTTATACAGGAGCGGTGCCGGCCAGCAAAGCACTTTCCCGTTCGCTGAACGTTCCTGCCGTTCGTTTGCTGCGGGAATATGGCCTAGAGAAATTCTATAACAAACTTCACAAAATGAACATGGAATCGCTGGATAAGCCTTCCTCCCATTATGGACTATCCCTGATTCTCGGTGGAGCAGAAAGTTCCCTTTGGGAAGTGACCTCCACCTACGCTTCCTTGGCTTCGACCCTCAATTATTTTTCGGCCCATTCAAGCACCTATAGAAGTCAGGAATTTAATGAGGCCACCTATGTTCAAGATGAGACGATCGATTTTGGAAAGGAGCAATTTGACCCAGTAGTTTTTGGTGCAGGATCTATTTATAGCACGTTCCAGTCGATGTACGAGGTCAACCGACCCGAAGGCGATGAAAATTGGCAATTTTTTGATTCCTCCCAACCCATCGCATGGAAAACCGGGACCAGTTTCGGGTTTAAGGATGCCTGGGCCGTTGGGGTTACGCCAAAGTACGCCATTGGGGTTTGGGCGGGCAATGCCGATGGGGAGGGCAGACCGGGACTCACAGGCATTACCGCAGCCGCCCCGCTCCTGTTTGATGTCTTGGATGCATTGCCACAGAGCGGTTGGTTCCAAGAGCCTTTTGATGACCTTGTGGAGCTGGATGTATGTGAGCAGAGTGGGTTTCGGGCCTCAGTTTATTGTGATGATGTCAAAAAGGAATGGGTACCCACCCATGGAACACGAAGTGGTCCCTGCCCCTATCATCAGCAGGTGTTTTTGGATGCCACGGAACGGTTTAGGGTAAACTCGGAATGCTATCCTTTGGAAGACATGGTGGCCAAAAATTGGTTGGTACTCCCTCCTATTTTGGAATATTATTATGCGTCTTCCAACCCCAACTATCAACCTTTGCCCCCTTATTTGGAGGGTTGTTCTGCTTTGGAAAACAATTTGATGGAATTCATTTATCCCAAGAACAACGAAGCTGTGTTGATCCCAAAGGATTTGGGCAAAAAAAACAGGGAAATCATTCTAAAACTGGCCCACCAGCAATCCAACACTACCATTTATTGGTATTTGGATGAGACCTTTTTGGGCAAAACAGAAAATTTCCATGAACTCATTTTGGAAATAGAACCAGGCACCTATACCCTAACCGCAGTGGACAGCCAAGGAAACCGGATACAGCAAGAGGTGGAAGTGCGGTATGCTTCTGGGAACTAA
- the era gene encoding GTPase Era has translation MAHKSGFVNIIGNPNVGKSTLMNAFVGEKLSIITSKAQTTRHRILGIVNGEDFQVILSDTPGIIKPAYELQTSMMDFVKSAFEDADVLLYMVEIGEKALKDESFFKKIQNSKIPVLLLLNKIDTSDQQKLEEQMQYWQEQLPNAEIHPISALENFNVTEVFNRILELLPEAPPYYPKDQITDKPERFFVNETIREKILLHYKKEIPYAVEVETEEFLEDEDIIRIRSVIMVERDTQKGIIIGHKGSALKRVGVESRKDLEKFFAKQVHIELYVKVNKNWRSNSQQLRRFGYNG, from the coding sequence GTGGCGCATAAATCAGGATTTGTAAATATTATCGGCAACCCCAACGTAGGGAAATCCACGTTGATGAATGCTTTTGTGGGCGAAAAACTGTCCATTATCACCTCCAAGGCGCAGACCACCCGTCACCGCATCTTGGGAATCGTGAATGGGGAAGATTTTCAGGTGATTTTGTCCGATACCCCCGGGATTATAAAACCAGCCTACGAATTACAAACCTCCATGATGGACTTTGTAAAGTCCGCCTTTGAGGATGCTGATGTGCTCCTCTATATGGTAGAAATCGGCGAAAAGGCGCTCAAGGATGAATCCTTTTTCAAAAAAATACAGAACAGCAAGATTCCTGTGTTGTTATTGCTCAACAAGATAGATACATCCGACCAGCAAAAATTGGAGGAACAAATGCAGTATTGGCAGGAACAACTGCCCAATGCCGAAATTCATCCCATCTCCGCTTTGGAAAACTTCAATGTTACCGAAGTCTTCAACCGTATTTTGGAATTATTGCCTGAAGCACCGCCCTATTACCCCAAGGATCAAATAACCGACAAGCCCGAACGCTTTTTTGTGAACGAGACCATCCGTGAAAAAATCCTGCTCCATTACAAAAAGGAAATCCCGTATGCCGTTGAGGTGGAAACCGAGGAGTTTTTGGAAGATGAGGACATCATCCGAATCCGTTCGGTGATCATGGTGGAGCGCGATACCCAGAAAGGAATCATTATTGGCCACAAAGGCAGTGCCCTAAAAAGAGTGGGCGTGGAATCTCGAAAGGATTTGGAGAAGTTCTTCGCCAAGCAGGTACACATCGAACTTTACGTAAAAGTGAACAAAAACTGGCGTAGCAACTCACAGCAGCTCAGACGTTTTGGGTACAATGGCTAG
- a CDS encoding GTP-binding protein: MSDLTNELVLRPRFRVSVKADLKDLEATFDTASAHPFLIKRLDEHIFVKFKKAETTFWTPQLHLELSSFEEHISNIRGVFGPNPTLWTFFMFLHFGVGTVFIILGIFAYSNYSLGKDITLFLVGMFLLVVLWFALYAFGRLGKSKGKGQMEQLKQFVRETIAPFERVGDES, encoded by the coding sequence ATGAGCGACCTGACCAATGAGCTAGTTTTAAGGCCCCGTTTTCGCGTGTCCGTAAAGGCGGATTTAAAGGATTTGGAGGCCACTTTCGATACCGCTTCGGCCCATCCGTTTTTGATCAAACGACTGGACGAACATATTTTTGTGAAGTTCAAAAAGGCGGAAACCACCTTTTGGACGCCTCAACTTCATTTGGAACTATCCTCTTTTGAGGAGCATATCAGCAATATCCGAGGGGTTTTTGGTCCCAATCCTACCCTTTGGACCTTTTTTATGTTCCTGCATTTTGGTGTGGGTACGGTTTTTATCATTTTGGGCATATTTGCCTATTCCAATTATTCCTTGGGCAAGGATATTACGCTCTTTTTGGTAGGCATGTTCCTTTTGGTGGTGCTGTGGTTTGCCCTTTATGCGTTCGGTCGCTTGGGAAAATCGAAGGGAAAGGGACAAATGGAACAACTGAAGCAATTTGTTCGGGAGACTATTGCTCCTTTTGAGCGCGTTGGGGACGAATCCTAG
- the der gene encoding ribosome biogenesis GTPase Der, whose amino-acid sequence MGAIVAIVGRPNVGKSTFFNRLIQRREAIVDAVSGVTRDRHYGKSDWNGKEFSLIDTGGYVLGSDDVFEKEIDKQVELAIDEADAIIFMVDVESGVTGMDEDVAKLLRRVDKPTFLAVNKVDNTQRMADAVEFYALGLGDYYTISSINGSGTGELLDALVEVLPDEKEEESELPRFAVVGRPNAGKSSFINALIGEDRYIVTDIAGTTRDSIDTKYNRFGFEFNLVDTAGIRRKSKVKEDLEFYSVMRSVRAIEYCDVCILMMDATRGFDGQVQNIFWLAQRNNKGIVILVNKWDLVEKETNSVKEYTKAIHEVISPFEDVPILFISVLNKQRIYKAIETAVEVYKNRSKKIPTRKLNDIMLPIIEKTPPPATKGKYVKIKFCTQLPTPYPQFAFFCNLPQYVKDPYKRFLENKIRQQFDFTGVPITIFMRKK is encoded by the coding sequence ATGGGAGCTATCGTAGCCATTGTAGGGAGACCCAATGTTGGGAAATCCACTTTTTTTAACCGACTCATTCAACGCCGTGAGGCGATTGTCGATGCTGTAAGCGGTGTCACGCGCGACCGTCATTACGGAAAAAGTGACTGGAATGGCAAGGAGTTTTCGTTGATCGATACTGGAGGTTATGTGTTGGGGAGCGACGATGTTTTCGAAAAAGAAATCGACAAACAGGTAGAATTGGCCATTGATGAGGCCGATGCCATCATTTTTATGGTGGATGTAGAGTCTGGGGTGACCGGGATGGATGAAGATGTGGCCAAATTGCTTCGCCGGGTGGATAAACCGACCTTCTTGGCGGTCAACAAAGTGGATAATACCCAACGGATGGCCGATGCCGTGGAATTTTATGCCTTGGGATTGGGTGATTATTATACCATTTCCAGTATCAACGGGAGCGGAACGGGCGAACTCTTGGACGCCCTTGTGGAAGTCTTGCCCGACGAGAAGGAAGAGGAAAGTGAATTGCCGCGCTTTGCCGTGGTGGGACGCCCCAATGCCGGGAAATCATCCTTTATCAATGCCTTGATAGGTGAGGATAGGTATATTGTGACCGATATTGCGGGGACGACCCGGGATAGTATCGATACCAAATACAACCGTTTTGGGTTCGAATTCAATTTGGTGGACACCGCGGGTATCCGAAGAAAATCCAAGGTAAAGGAAGATTTGGAGTTTTATTCCGTGATGCGTTCCGTAAGGGCCATTGAATATTGTGATGTCTGTATTTTGATGATGGATGCCACCCGAGGTTTTGACGGACAGGTACAGAATATTTTTTGGTTGGCGCAGCGCAACAATAAGGGTATTGTAATATTGGTGAACAAATGGGATTTGGTGGAAAAGGAGACCAACTCCGTAAAGGAATATACCAAGGCGATACACGAGGTGATTTCTCCTTTTGAAGATGTACCGATCTTGTTTATTTCGGTGCTGAACAAACAGCGGATTTACAAAGCCATCGAAACTGCAGTAGAAGTGTATAAAAACCGTTCCAAAAAAATACCGACCCGCAAGTTGAACGATATTATGCTTCCTATTATTGAAAAAACACCACCTCCGGCCACCAAAGGGAAGTATGTGAAAATCAAGTTCTGTACGCAGTTACCGACCCCTTACCCGCAATTTGCGTTTTTCTGTAATTTGCCGCAGTACGTAAAGGATCCCTATAAACGGTTTTTGGAGAACAAAATCAGGCAGCAATTTGATTTTACGGGAGTTCCGATCACCATTTTTATGCGGAAGAAGTAA
- a CDS encoding DUF1016 N-terminal domain-containing protein — translation MSNKPSNTKFFSQIVDLLQSARKNVVRTINQTMVQTYYEIGRMIVEEEQNGKNRAEYGKRLLRDLSKVLTTEFGKGFSERNLEQMRQFYLVYSKPQTLSADFKGI, via the coding sequence ATGTCAAACAAACCTTCAAACACAAAATTCTTCTCTCAAATTGTCGATTTGCTACAATCGGCAAGAAAAAATGTGGTGCGTACTATAAACCAAACAATGGTACAGACTTACTATGAAATTGGAAGGATGATTGTAGAAGAGGAACAAAACGGTAAAAACAGGGCAGAATATGGGAAGAGACTCTTGCGTGATTTATCCAAAGTTTTAACAACAGAATTTGGCAAAGGATTTTCAGAGAGAAACCTAGAGCAAATGAGGCAATTTTACCTTGTTTACTCAAAACCGCAAACACTATCTGCGGATTTTAAAGGAATATAG
- a CDS encoding MG2 domain-containing protein → MSQSFKSLLLVLLLFAAACKKKNGPSDTDNLFKFKDYISYHTNGNQSIATPIRIALAQPLEQFELTQELPKEYLAISPKVDGILVIENGRELIFQPAEYLKPNTEYTVELKLHKLFENIESGFKTYTFSFKTIAPNFRINLGNLQSYSKDWQYLTGTLDASDMLDASKISTVLSVKQGDKTLPVNWDNSTENAQYFSFKIDSISRKTEDSELNISWNGKTYDIDNEGSETYPIPGKNKFVIIDAKTTSAPNAVLTLNFSEPLQQNQNLNGLVTVENAESLRYEINGNVLNVYPSNRILGEVRVNVFQGIKSEYGFTLKSDFSELVSFEQLKPAVRLISKGTILPNAASTPIYFETVNLSAVEVRVIQVYENNMLQYLQTYNLTENYNPDFRPVGRRVAYKVIPLTEEGAENSSYWQAHGLDLSELIQIHPGSLYRVEFSFKKEHTTYDCGASSDMEESVADYSLEQSAEEADLEELYWNNQIYTYRNYDYNWEERDNPCHSAYYNYDRVVGTNLLGSDLGLIVKKGNNRSLHFAVTNLLTTQPVADANIKLYNYQQQLVGETTTDASGLSVYDSDKSIAFAVAEKNNNFAYAKLSDGNALSLSKFDVAGEQLQKGLQGYLYTERGVHRPGDVIHLTFVLDDNANPLPKGHPVTLEVTDARGKLVQRNVLKEGSIAVDDGLFAKKEKNFYYFPIATEATAPTGNWSAKVIVGGAQFSKTLKVATVKPNRLKVDFSFAEEVLEANAFNRGKASVKWLHGAPARNLKIDINATIKQTTTAFPKFRDYEFQDPARNFYETELQWISSTLDANGELDINKKIDINGNAPGMLQATFTTKVFEGGGDFSIDVFSKNLAPFSHFVGLRSPKAKQYGSFLTDDNNTFDVVSVDAQGNPAANRRLKVQVFKIEWRWWWNRGYDNLSRYENATVHRPFKEMDLTTGSNGKANFSINVPDEQGGRFLIRVIDEASGHATGRTAYFYRNWWSRPASADAESSKILIFATDKEKYSLGEEATVTFPSDKGGRALLSIENGTEVLSQQWIETSAKETKASIPITAEMAPNAYVNISLLQPHSQAKNDLPIRLYGVVPLLVENPATILEPEISMPEVLEPESSYKVTVSEANKKGMTYSLAVVDEGLLDLTRFTTPDIHSSFYARQALGVKTFDIFDDVMGAYSVSVDNIYAIGGGGIGAGAKNRKAQRFKPVVTYLGPFNLKAGEKASHTIEMPNYVGSVRTMVVAGNAQSAYGNAEKTVPVRKPLMVLTSIPRKLSPGETVTIPVTVFAMEPKVKNVTVSIDAGKALEAINGTSKNITFNAVGEQIVNFDFKVRPASSFQTIKVTATGAGERATNETEIDVENPNPVTTKSELYTLEPNGSQLISMETFGTSGTNEAFIEFSTLPPMDFSKRMDYLLRYPHGCVEQTTSAAFPQLFLGDVLDITFDKKKEVEKNIKAAIDRLGNFQMPNGGLSYWPGYGNADDWGTSYAGHFMLEAKKVGYQLPLTFLSNWLRYQKSAARQWSNQSTYYNDDVSQAYRLYTLALAQQPELAAMNRLRETVNLSNEAKWRLAAAYALVGKKEVAQAIAQKSNIDFKPNNYNYRTYGSVFRNRAMALETMVILGDPQQRDLAVSLAKNLSSQQWYSTQETAFALLALSKMVMENGGKSIDLSFTNNGKEIKVKTDRAIAQRNIAITSFKEDIQIKNNQGNTVYATLTQKGKLPVGEELAQEQNLRLSVNYVDPLGNSLNVDELRQGTEFEAKVTIFNSSDDYIDNVALTHIVPSGWEIVDTSFVSGDNENTSKADYVDTRDDRTHLYFDLEAKKSKTFTIQLNASFLGTYYLPGAQAEAMYDDNYQARNKGQWVNIVQ, encoded by the coding sequence ATGTCTCAATCCTTTAAATCGCTACTTCTTGTGCTGCTCTTATTTGCAGCAGCCTGTAAAAAAAAGAACGGTCCGTCAGATACCGATAATCTCTTCAAATTCAAGGATTACATCAGCTACCACACCAATGGTAATCAAAGTATAGCCACTCCTATCCGGATTGCTCTGGCTCAACCCTTGGAACAGTTTGAACTTACCCAGGAGCTTCCCAAGGAATATCTGGCCATTTCACCAAAGGTGGATGGAATTCTAGTGATTGAAAACGGACGGGAACTTATTTTCCAACCTGCGGAATATCTAAAACCAAATACGGAATACACGGTCGAGCTTAAGTTGCACAAGCTGTTTGAAAATATCGAAAGTGGCTTTAAAACCTATACCTTCAGTTTTAAGACCATTGCCCCGAACTTTAGAATCAATTTGGGGAATCTACAATCCTACAGCAAGGATTGGCAATACCTTACCGGAACCTTGGACGCTTCGGATATGCTGGATGCTTCCAAAATAAGCACTGTGCTCTCGGTAAAACAAGGTGACAAAACCTTGCCCGTAAATTGGGACAACAGCACGGAAAACGCCCAATATTTTAGCTTCAAAATTGACAGTATCTCCCGCAAAACAGAGGATAGCGAACTCAACATCAGCTGGAACGGAAAAACCTATGATATTGACAACGAAGGCTCGGAAACCTATCCCATTCCGGGAAAGAACAAATTTGTGATCATTGATGCCAAAACCACCTCCGCCCCCAATGCGGTATTGACCCTGAATTTTTCAGAGCCCTTACAACAGAACCAGAACCTCAACGGTTTGGTTACCGTGGAAAATGCAGAAAGCTTGCGCTACGAAATCAACGGAAACGTATTGAACGTATACCCATCCAATAGGATTTTGGGCGAAGTTCGCGTCAATGTTTTTCAGGGTATCAAGAGCGAATACGGGTTTACCTTAAAAAGCGATTTTTCCGAGTTGGTCTCTTTTGAACAGTTGAAACCAGCCGTTCGATTGATTTCCAAAGGAACCATTTTGCCCAATGCAGCCTCAACACCCATTTATTTTGAAACCGTCAACCTATCTGCCGTAGAGGTCCGGGTGATACAGGTCTACGAGAACAATATGCTCCAATACCTTCAAACCTATAATCTTACCGAAAATTACAATCCCGATTTTAGGCCAGTGGGCCGAAGGGTCGCCTATAAGGTCATTCCATTGACCGAGGAGGGTGCCGAAAATTCAAGCTACTGGCAGGCCCACGGATTGGATTTGTCCGAATTGATACAGATTCACCCAGGGTCGTTGTACCGGGTGGAATTCAGTTTTAAAAAGGAACATACTACCTACGATTGTGGAGCATCGTCTGACATGGAAGAATCGGTTGCCGACTATTCCTTGGAACAAAGTGCCGAGGAAGCCGATTTGGAGGAACTGTATTGGAACAATCAAATCTACACCTACCGGAACTACGATTACAACTGGGAGGAAAGGGATAATCCCTGCCATTCCGCCTACTATAATTATGACCGTGTAGTGGGCACCAATCTGTTGGGAAGTGATTTGGGCCTCATTGTAAAAAAGGGCAACAACCGTTCCCTTCATTTTGCGGTGACCAACTTGCTCACCACCCAACCCGTTGCCGATGCCAACATAAAACTGTACAATTACCAACAACAATTGGTTGGTGAAACCACCACGGATGCTTCCGGACTTTCTGTTTACGATAGCGATAAAAGCATTGCCTTTGCGGTGGCCGAAAAGAACAACAATTTCGCCTACGCCAAACTTTCGGACGGTAATGCCCTATCCCTAAGTAAATTTGACGTGGCCGGGGAACAACTGCAAAAAGGCTTGCAAGGTTATCTGTACACCGAACGAGGAGTGCATCGGCCAGGCGATGTTATCCATTTGACTTTCGTTTTGGACGATAATGCCAATCCACTGCCCAAAGGACATCCAGTAACTTTAGAGGTCACGGACGCGAGGGGCAAACTCGTGCAGCGCAATGTACTCAAAGAAGGAAGTATTGCTGTTGATGATGGCTTATTTGCCAAAAAGGAAAAGAATTTCTACTACTTCCCCATTGCAACAGAGGCAACGGCACCCACAGGAAACTGGTCGGCCAAAGTGATTGTGGGCGGTGCGCAATTCAGTAAGACCCTGAAGGTGGCCACCGTAAAACCAAATCGTTTAAAGGTTGATTTCTCCTTTGCGGAAGAAGTTTTGGAGGCCAATGCCTTCAATCGTGGAAAAGCAAGCGTCAAATGGCTGCACGGTGCACCTGCCCGTAACCTTAAAATTGACATCAACGCTACCATTAAACAAACTACAACTGCATTTCCAAAGTTTAGGGATTATGAGTTCCAAGACCCTGCCCGGAACTTTTACGAAACGGAACTGCAATGGATTTCTTCCACATTGGATGCCAATGGTGAATTGGACATCAACAAAAAAATCGATATCAACGGGAATGCGCCCGGAATGCTGCAAGCCACTTTTACCACTAAGGTTTTTGAAGGCGGCGGTGATTTTTCCATCGACGTATTTTCCAAGAACCTCGCCCCATTTTCCCATTTTGTTGGCCTGCGTTCCCCAAAAGCCAAACAGTACGGCTCCTTTTTAACCGACGACAACAATACTTTTGATGTGGTTTCGGTGGATGCCCAAGGAAATCCAGCTGCCAATCGAAGGTTGAAAGTACAGGTTTTCAAAATTGAATGGCGCTGGTGGTGGAACCGTGGTTACGACAACTTATCCCGATATGAAAATGCGACCGTCCATCGTCCCTTTAAGGAAATGGACCTCACTACGGGAAGCAACGGAAAGGCCAACTTCAGCATTAATGTACCGGATGAACAGGGAGGTCGTTTCTTGATTCGGGTCATTGATGAAGCCTCTGGACATGCAACGGGACGCACCGCCTATTTTTATCGCAATTGGTGGAGCAGACCTGCATCGGCCGATGCCGAGAGTTCCAAAATTCTGATATTCGCTACCGATAAGGAAAAATACAGCTTGGGAGAGGAAGCTACAGTAACTTTCCCATCAGATAAGGGAGGGCGTGCCTTGCTCAGCATCGAAAACGGAACCGAGGTCCTTTCCCAGCAATGGATAGAGACATCGGCCAAAGAAACCAAGGCGTCCATTCCCATCACGGCAGAAATGGCGCCCAATGCGTATGTGAACATTTCCCTTTTGCAGCCGCACAGTCAGGCCAAAAACGATTTGCCCATACGCCTCTACGGGGTCGTACCGCTATTGGTGGAAAACCCGGCGACCATTTTGGAACCCGAAATCAGTATGCCCGAAGTTCTGGAACCTGAGTCATCCTACAAAGTCACGGTTTCCGAAGCCAACAAAAAGGGGATGACCTACTCATTGGCCGTAGTGGATGAAGGTCTTTTGGACCTGACTCGCTTTACCACTCCCGATATTCACAGTTCGTTCTACGCCCGACAAGCCTTAGGGGTAAAAACCTTCGATATTTTTGATGATGTGATGGGAGCCTACTCCGTTAGTGTGGACAACATTTACGCCATTGGCGGGGGCGGTATCGGTGCCGGAGCCAAAAACAGAAAGGCACAGCGTTTTAAGCCTGTGGTCACCTATCTAGGCCCCTTCAACCTAAAAGCTGGAGAAAAAGCCTCGCATACCATCGAAATGCCGAACTATGTGGGTTCGGTACGGACTATGGTAGTCGCTGGAAATGCACAAAGCGCTTACGGGAATGCGGAAAAAACCGTGCCCGTGCGTAAACCTTTGATGGTATTGACCTCCATTCCAAGAAAATTGTCCCCGGGCGAAACCGTGACCATCCCCGTCACCGTTTTTGCCATGGAACCCAAAGTCAAAAACGTAACGGTCAGTATCGATGCAGGAAAAGCATTGGAAGCCATCAACGGAACTTCAAAGAACATCACTTTCAATGCGGTGGGAGAGCAAATCGTCAATTTTGATTTCAAAGTCAGACCCGCTTCATCCTTCCAAACTATAAAAGTTACCGCTACGGGAGCCGGTGAACGCGCAACCAACGAGACCGAAATCGATGTGGAAAACCCGAACCCCGTCACTACCAAAAGTGAACTGTATACGTTGGAGCCCAATGGTTCACAGTTGATTTCCATGGAGACCTTTGGCACGTCGGGCACCAATGAAGCGTTCATCGAATTCTCAACGCTTCCGCCCATGGATTTTTCCAAACGGATGGATTATCTGCTCCGTTATCCCCACGGATGTGTGGAACAGACCACCTCCGCAGCCTTCCCACAATTGTTTTTGGGCGATGTATTGGACATCACTTTTGACAAAAAGAAAGAAGTGGAGAAAAACATAAAAGCGGCTATTGACCGTTTGGGCAATTTCCAGATGCCAAATGGCGGATTGAGCTATTGGCCCGGGTATGGGAATGCCGATGATTGGGGCACTTCCTATGCCGGGCATTTTATGTTGGAAGCCAAAAAAGTGGGCTACCAGCTCCCTCTGACCTTTTTGAGCAATTGGTTGCGTTACCAAAAATCCGCCGCACGTCAATGGAGCAACCAAAGTACCTATTACAACGACGATGTGTCGCAAGCATACCGATTGTATACCTTGGCTCTGGCACAACAGCCCGAGTTGGCCGCCATGAACCGTTTACGGGAAACCGTAAACCTCAGCAACGAGGCCAAATGGCGGTTGGCCGCAGCCTATGCCTTGGTTGGTAAAAAAGAAGTGGCCCAAGCCATTGCGCAGAAATCCAACATTGATTTTAAACCGAACAATTACAATTACAGAACCTATGGTTCCGTATTCCGAAACCGGGCCATGGCCTTGGAAACCATGGTTATTTTGGGCGACCCGCAACAACGGGATTTGGCGGTTTCTTTGGCCAAAAACCTGTCATCACAGCAATGGTACAGCACCCAAGAAACAGCCTTTGCGCTATTGGCCCTGTCCAAAATGGTGATGGAAAACGGTGGAAAATCCATCGACCTCAGTTTTACCAACAACGGCAAGGAAATCAAGGTGAAAACGGATAGAGCCATAGCCCAGCGAAACATAGCCATCACCTCGTTCAAGGAAGATATCCAGATTAAGAACAATCAGGGCAATACGGTATATGCCACCCTGACCCAGAAAGGAAAGCTTCCCGTTGGTGAGGAATTGGCGCAAGAGCAAAACCTGAGGCTATCCGTGAATTACGTGGACCCACTCGGTAATTCCCTAAATGTGGATGAGTTGCGACAGGGAACGGAGTTTGAGGCCAAAGTGACTATTTTCAACAGTTCGGATGATTATATCGATAATGTGGCCCTGACCCATATCGTGCCCAGCGGATGGGAAATTGTAGATACCTCTTTTGTAAGCGGGGACAACGAAAATACTTCAAAGGCCGATTATGTGGATACTCGGGACGACCGAACTCATTTGTATTTTGATTTGGAGGCAAAAAAATCAAAAACCTTTACTATCCAATTGAACGCATCCTTCTTGGGCACCTATTATTTGCCGGGTGCACAGGCAGAAGCCATGTACGACGACAACTACCAGGCCCGTAACAAAGGGCAATGGGTGAACATAGTTCAGTAA